A single Nostoc sp. PCC 7107 DNA region contains:
- a CDS encoding glycosyl hydrolase family 18 protein — translation MYKTIQTVFVGDGNYNNLMNSIKGGQRPFKYMDYLYVAFADLKPNSNPPQIYFKSEYEQNVREIIAEAKKQNPSLIVFAQVNWASTLAPLDTEAKIEAFAKSIPPFLKQYGLVGIDFDWEQVPFDINLASYLFTQVKTQIGSEAYLSISADKTTSLKPSVVNQYVDIVNVQSYQRLWLVDEFIDFGIDKNKIYIGIASENDDPNAFYPSGGGVSDYINKCVDTGTAGLYLWRIDNDDTDHAINVPRYTITKQIWQFTKGTMATEIGGGVFEDTNMRRDAKGNPQAVPPITEMIVRYGNVVNAIQTINGDLKLPQHGGYSGIAAPTIKLDEGDNIIEVSGYTGTWFGWNCVLQLMLTTKNGKTYGPYGSMADASQKIPFSFKALTGQSIVAFKGTLISIPLKDAPETTVIESLSVSFA, via the coding sequence ATGTACAAGACAATACAGACGGTTTTTGTCGGAGATGGGAATTATAACAACCTAATGAATAGCATAAAGGGTGGTCAACGACCATTTAAATATATGGACTACCTCTACGTCGCATTTGCAGATCTTAAACCTAATTCTAACCCTCCACAAATCTACTTCAAATCTGAATACGAACAGAATGTTAGGGAGATTATTGCCGAAGCTAAAAAGCAAAATCCAAGCCTAATAGTGTTTGCACAAGTTAATTGGGCGAGTACTCTTGCCCCACTTGACACTGAAGCCAAAATTGAGGCATTCGCAAAGTCTATTCCGCCATTTTTGAAGCAGTATGGACTTGTCGGCATAGATTTTGATTGGGAACAAGTACCCTTCGATATAAACCTAGCCTCTTATCTATTTACTCAAGTAAAAACACAGATTGGTAGTGAGGCATATCTTTCTATTTCAGCTGACAAGACAACATCTCTTAAGCCTTCTGTTGTAAACCAGTATGTAGACATAGTTAATGTGCAATCATACCAGCGATTATGGCTTGTTGATGAGTTCATTGACTTTGGAATTGACAAAAACAAAATCTACATTGGAATAGCAAGTGAAAATGATGACCCGAATGCCTTTTACCCTTCAGGAGGAGGTGTCTCAGATTATATTAATAAGTGCGTTGACACAGGCACAGCTGGTTTATATTTATGGCGTATAGATAATGATGATACGGATCATGCAATAAATGTACCTCGGTATACAATAACTAAACAAATTTGGCAATTCACCAAAGGTACAATGGCAACCGAAATCGGTGGTGGCGTTTTTGAAGACACTAACATGAGACGTGACGCTAAAGGTAATCCCCAGGCAGTACCACCAATCACGGAGATGATAGTTCGCTATGGAAATGTTGTAAACGCCATTCAGACTATTAACGGTGATTTGAAGTTGCCTCAGCATGGTGGTTATTCGGGTATTGCAGCACCTACCATCAAGCTGGACGAGGGCGACAACATTATCGAGGTTTCTGGCTATACAGGGACGTGGTTCGGATGGAATTGTGTGCTTCAACTGATGCTGACCACCAAGAATGGGAAGACCTATGGTCCTTACGGAAGCATGGCAGATGCGTCACAAAAAATACCTTTTAGCTTTAAGGCACTTACTGGGCAATCGATTGTGGCGTTCAAAGGTACTCTTATCAGTATACCACTGAAAGACGCTCCCGAAACCACTGTTATTGAGAGCCTGTCGGTATCTTTTGCTTAA
- a CDS encoding PqqD family protein, which produces MLNIKFKKPITSVFALNLSIPENVLAQELNSEMVLLNLDNETYYTLNNAACRIWQLITELGDVESVISPLLKVYAIDEATIRQDVALLIDELIKEGLLQKVS; this is translated from the coding sequence ATGTTAAACATTAAATTTAAGAAACCTATCACATCAGTCTTTGCTCTCAACTTATCCATTCCTGAGAACGTCCTCGCGCAGGAACTCAACAGTGAAATGGTTCTATTAAACCTCGACAATGAAACTTACTACACTTTAAACAACGCTGCTTGTCGGATATGGCAGCTAATCACAGAATTGGGGGATGTAGAAAGTGTGATTTCGCCATTGCTAAAAGTATATGCGATTGATGAAGCTACAATCCGCCAAGATGTAGCCCTGTTAATTGATGAACTCATAAAAGAAGGATTGCTGCAAAAAGTAAGCTGA
- a CDS encoding Rpn family recombination-promoting nuclease/putative transposase, which yields MRRDSIFYKLFQQSPTLLFELLTNPPENADKYRFDSVAVKEPKFEIDGVFLPPESENPGVVYFCEVQFQKDERLYERVFAESWLYFYRNRDRFSDLQVVIIYPSRNLEQSDIRPYLSQLNSPQVNRIYLDELGDIRELPVWVALMVLTTLEDEQATQEARYLLARNRKQETQVGNRAIIELITTIMVYKFDDKSQREVEEMLGITLKETRVYREIKEEGIKEGEERGREQGREVEAFSLILRQLNRRVGELPQDIRQQVEILSLEQLENLSEALLDFTSMADLQVWLNRENI from the coding sequence ATGCGTCGAGATTCAATTTTTTATAAACTATTTCAACAATCCCCAACTTTACTGTTTGAGCTATTGACAAATCCACCAGAAAATGCAGATAAATACAGGTTTGATTCGGTAGCTGTTAAAGAACCAAAATTTGAGATTGATGGGGTATTTTTACCACCAGAAAGCGAAAATCCTGGGGTTGTTTATTTCTGTGAGGTACAGTTTCAAAAGGATGAAAGACTCTATGAAAGGGTATTTGCAGAATCTTGGTTATATTTCTATCGTAACCGAGACAGATTTAGTGATTTGCAGGTAGTAATAATTTACCCATCCCGTAATCTTGAACAAAGTGATATTCGTCCTTATCTGAGTCAACTTAACAGCCCACAGGTAAATCGCATATATTTGGATGAATTGGGTGATATTCGTGAGTTACCTGTGTGGGTAGCACTGATGGTATTAACTACCCTTGAGGATGAGCAAGCAACACAGGAAGCAAGGTATTTGTTGGCGAGGAATCGCAAACAAGAAACTCAAGTCGGAAATCGCGCCATAATAGAGTTAATCACAACGATAATGGTGTACAAGTTTGATGATAAAAGTCAACGGGAGGTCGAGGAAATGTTAGGAATTACACTTAAGGAAACAAGGGTTTATCGGGAAATTAAGGAAGAGGGAATAAAGGAAGGAGAAGAACGAGGACGAGAACAGGGACGAGAAGTTGAGGCTTTCTCGCTCATTCTCCGTCAACTAAATCGACGGGTGGGGGAATTACCACAGGATATTCGTCAACAGGTTGAAATTTTATCTTTGGAACAGTTAGAAAATCTTAGTGAAGCATTGCTTGATTTTACCAGTATGGCTGATTTACAAGTTTGGTTAAATCGGGAAAATATCTAG
- a CDS encoding thiamine pyrophosphate-dependent enzyme produces MAPPNGPVFVAVPWEFMMRSIKADDRIQGITQISPHFTGDPLAIEQAASMLAQAKNPIIIAGDAVGYSNAWSELQELADLLGAPVLLQTFSSMANFPNDDFHWQGELPGSQAGVQEVFKEHDVAFLCGFGVQAQVTVFKHSDGPLIPSTVKQIYLTNNTWDIGKNYYGEAAIFGDIKATLPLINNLVRQNRPAEATSRNKKLLCLDTERRKHWQQYLEQALLQDEIWAVVIAQALREAIQEQKLEKKFVYVHEAVSDPAPFQYLLPLDTQSSAPISYYCVAGGSLGWSMPGSLGIKLESQGWQGIETRLVVNVIGDGSSLFYPQTWWTAAHRQLGVLYIITNNQEYHTLQLGLQQVIDAYGSSEGYGWKPKTNDPEYLRIEKPQLDFVALAKAFGGQEGEIVKSPQDVGIAVRRGIEYVLSTQRSYILDMRTAQATPTPPSTDIETFQVSARYLTQPPLNFFHCHTANEKTGIFGSVANVAIIP; encoded by the coding sequence ATGGCACCACCAAATGGGCCAGTGTTTGTCGCTGTCCCTTGGGAGTTCATGATGCGTAGTATCAAAGCCGACGACCGTATCCAAGGTATCACGCAAATTTCGCCCCATTTCACTGGTGATCCATTGGCAATTGAGCAAGCGGCATCCATGCTTGCACAAGCGAAAAACCCAATTATCATCGCTGGTGATGCGGTTGGCTACTCAAATGCGTGGTCAGAACTGCAAGAACTTGCCGACCTGCTAGGCGCTCCAGTTCTGCTCCAAACGTTCAGCAGCATGGCGAACTTCCCGAACGATGACTTCCACTGGCAAGGAGAACTCCCTGGTAGCCAAGCGGGGGTACAGGAAGTGTTTAAAGAGCATGATGTCGCATTTCTCTGTGGTTTTGGAGTTCAAGCTCAAGTTACAGTTTTCAAACATTCTGATGGGCCTCTGATTCCTTCCACCGTTAAGCAGATTTATCTCACAAACAACACTTGGGATATTGGCAAAAACTATTATGGGGAGGCAGCAATTTTTGGTGATATCAAAGCAACACTCCCTCTCATCAACAACCTAGTTCGTCAAAATCGACCCGCCGAGGCAACAAGTAGGAACAAAAAACTGCTGTGCCTCGACACAGAGCGACGTAAACACTGGCAGCAATATCTGGAACAAGCATTGTTACAAGATGAAATCTGGGCTGTCGTCATTGCTCAGGCGCTTCGAGAGGCAATTCAGGAGCAAAAACTGGAGAAGAAATTTGTCTATGTGCATGAAGCTGTTTCCGATCCTGCGCCATTTCAGTATCTTCTCCCACTCGATACCCAAAGTTCGGCACCCATTAGCTATTACTGTGTAGCTGGCGGCTCACTGGGTTGGTCAATGCCTGGTTCACTGGGAATTAAACTCGAAAGCCAAGGCTGGCAGGGTATTGAGACGCGCTTAGTTGTTAATGTTATCGGCGATGGCTCATCACTGTTTTATCCCCAAACTTGGTGGACTGCGGCACATCGACAACTCGGCGTACTCTATATTATTACCAACAATCAAGAATATCATACACTCCAACTTGGGCTACAGCAGGTTATTGATGCGTATGGCTCGTCCGAGGGCTATGGCTGGAAGCCAAAGACTAACGACCCCGAATATCTGCGAATTGAGAAACCCCAACTCGACTTTGTTGCGCTTGCAAAAGCATTCGGTGGTCAAGAAGGTGAGATTGTGAAAAGTCCCCAAGATGTTGGAATTGCTGTGAGGCGCGGCATTGAGTATGTTTTATCGACCCAACGGTCGTATATCCTCGATATGCGGACTGCTCAAGCCACGCCCACACCGCCATCCACCGATATAGAAACTTTCCAAGTCTCCGCTCGTTATCTGACGCAACCGCCACTTAACTTTTTCCACTGCCACACAGCAAATGAAAAGACAGGTATTTTTGGCTCAGTAGCGAACGTTGCGATTATTCCTTAA
- a CDS encoding asparagine synthetase B, producing MSGIISLLNTHNEPVNKSLLYRMTDYMGFRGPDAQNVWHKGKLGFGHTLLRTTFEQEHERQPFTLDDQVWIVADARLDGRKDLLTTLWAAGRDIADNAPDVELVLHAYLVWDTGCVDHLMGDFVFIIWDERQQRLFCGRDQFGILPFYYAQVNNTLICSNTLNCIRLHPQVSTKLNQQAVGDFLVQGMNMEWSTTVFHDIHRLPPAHTLTWQAGKLNIQKYWQLPHTLPLIFYKHPQEYVEHFSELFEQAVSDRLRTKSIATHLSGGMDSTSIAATANKVLLERGTPFDFQAFTMRDRLMMPEEDSYASMVAHYIGIPLNEMNCEGYFCHVPPENPETPLPQPNGIPARNAGNDFTKRCADHARVVLTGFGGDPGLRFGEFYWLEWWKHGLRRESLQVFLHYLHTHRSRKFYLRQGWAYWRKINKEKLELPTWFNSDKVKQLNLQERYQKMSAESIDYISRYGMANSPFWSNIFEQFDPGVTGIAVKHYYPFFDLRLVNFLVSIPPVPWLINKNILREAMKGKLPEAIRTRKKIVFDAPDQYTKGMQEMVGLWIGDLLKNTPGLEEYVDTAELNRFLQSEEIDTGKFMEVEKALAVAYWLRSSQVVSSNKVKLEAMSY from the coding sequence ATGAGTGGCATTATTAGTCTTTTAAATACCCATAACGAACCCGTCAATAAATCCCTACTGTACCGAATGACCGACTACATGGGCTTTCGTGGCCCTGATGCTCAAAACGTTTGGCATAAAGGTAAATTAGGATTCGGTCATACCCTGTTACGCACAACCTTTGAACAAGAACATGAGAGACAACCATTTACCCTAGATGACCAAGTGTGGATAGTGGCTGATGCAAGGTTAGATGGTCGAAAAGACTTGCTGACAACTTTATGGGCAGCAGGTCGAGATATTGCTGATAATGCACCAGATGTGGAATTAGTTTTACACGCCTATTTAGTTTGGGATACAGGTTGTGTAGACCACTTGATGGGAGATTTTGTCTTCATTATTTGGGATGAAAGACAGCAACGCCTCTTTTGTGGACGTGACCAGTTTGGTATCTTACCGTTTTACTACGCGCAGGTTAACAATACTTTAATTTGCAGCAATACCCTGAATTGCATTCGCTTACATCCCCAGGTATCCACAAAGTTAAATCAGCAAGCGGTCGGGGATTTCTTGGTACAGGGGATGAATATGGAATGGTCTACAACCGTTTTTCATGATATTCATCGCCTTCCCCCAGCCCATACTTTAACTTGGCAAGCAGGGAAATTAAATATCCAAAAGTATTGGCAATTACCCCACACTCTACCCTTAATTTTTTATAAACATCCCCAAGAATATGTAGAGCATTTTTCGGAACTATTTGAGCAAGCTGTTAGTGATAGGTTGCGGACAAAAAGCATTGCTACCCATCTTAGTGGGGGGATGGATTCTACTAGTATTGCGGCAACGGCAAACAAGGTACTGTTAGAAAGAGGAACACCCTTTGATTTTCAGGCGTTTACGATGAGAGACCGCCTGATGATGCCGGAGGAAGATTCTTATGCCAGCATGGTAGCTCATTATATCGGTATTCCTTTAAATGAGATGAACTGCGAAGGTTATTTCTGCCATGTTCCCCCAGAAAACCCCGAAACACCATTACCCCAACCGAATGGTATTCCCGCCCGCAATGCTGGTAATGATTTTACTAAACGCTGTGCAGACCACGCACGGGTAGTATTAACCGGATTTGGTGGCGACCCTGGTTTGCGGTTTGGCGAGTTTTATTGGTTGGAGTGGTGGAAACATGGTTTGCGTCGAGAGTCGTTGCAGGTGTTTTTGCACTATTTACATACCCATCGTTCTCGTAAATTTTATCTACGTCAAGGTTGGGCTTACTGGCGCAAAATTAACAAAGAGAAATTAGAACTTCCGACTTGGTTTAACTCTGATAAAGTTAAGCAACTAAATTTACAAGAACGATACCAGAAAATGAGTGCCGAATCGATAGATTATATCTCTCGCTATGGCATGGCTAATTCTCCATTTTGGTCAAACATATTTGAACAATTTGACCCTGGTGTAACCGGGATAGCAGTTAAACATTACTATCCTTTTTTCGATTTGCGCTTGGTCAACTTTCTTGTGTCAATTCCCCCTGTACCTTGGTTAATTAATAAAAATATCTTGCGGGAGGCAATGAAGGGTAAATTACCAGAAGCTATCCGCACTCGGAAAAAAATTGTCTTTGATGCGCCTGACCAGTATACCAAGGGAATGCAGGAAATGGTTGGTTTGTGGATTGGCGATTTATTAAAGAATACGCCAGGTTTGGAAGAATATGTAGATACAGCCGAGTTAAATCGGTTTTTACAGTCCGAGGAAATTGATACGGGAAAATTCATGGAGGTAGAGAAAGCTTTGGCGGTTGCTTATTGGTTGCGTAGTTCTCAAGTTGTGTCATCGAATAAAGTAAAACTTGAAGCTATGTCTTATTAA
- a CDS encoding RNA polymerase sigma factor, whose product MMSNQIIANSELHVCASFWWLWQKYRHYLHSCCLKWMGGNPTDAEDALSRAMLKAWEKEQKYAGKISNFKAWLTKLTHNLCIDIHRERSRGENQVEDIEVYTSGEELGLIFCEDTPESAMDSSEERTVILRAVHNLPHRLRETFILHFYGELSYPEIAQQQDISYDNVCKRISQGRKILREELKGYFLGEDENNTNLSVASTLPDNTVHSGVRKKSRSKNSGIGDGNRLKSRKAKKKKKSNLV is encoded by the coding sequence ATGATGAGTAATCAAATAATTGCAAACTCAGAATTGCATGTTTGCGCTAGTTTTTGGTGGCTATGGCAGAAGTATCGACATTATCTTCATTCTTGCTGTCTCAAGTGGATGGGTGGAAACCCAACTGATGCTGAAGACGCGCTCAGTCGGGCAATGCTCAAGGCTTGGGAAAAGGAGCAAAAGTATGCCGGGAAAATTTCTAATTTTAAGGCTTGGCTGACAAAACTGACTCATAATCTCTGTATTGATATTCATCGAGAACGTAGTCGGGGTGAAAATCAAGTTGAAGATATAGAAGTATATACCTCTGGTGAGGAGCTAGGACTGATTTTTTGTGAGGATACACCAGAAAGTGCAATGGATAGTAGTGAAGAAAGGACTGTAATTCTTCGTGCCGTTCATAATTTACCGCATCGGCTACGTGAGACGTTTATTCTCCACTTTTATGGAGAACTATCTTATCCAGAGATAGCCCAACAGCAAGATATTTCTTACGATAACGTCTGCAAGCGCATCTCCCAAGGACGGAAGATTTTGCGTGAGGAATTGAAAGGGTATTTTTTAGGCGAGGATGAAAATAATACAAATTTATCAGTTGCATCAACTTTGCCTGATAATACAGTGCATTCAGGAGTTAGAAAAAAAAGTCGCTCAAAAAATTCAGGAATTGGCGATGGTAATCGTCTTAAAAGTAGAAAGGCGAAAAAGAAAAAGAAATCTAATCTCGTCTAA
- a CDS encoding NAD(P)/FAD-dependent oxidoreductase produces MTDNNILDVAVVGGGISGVYSAWRLLTDGGKKSVTLYEADKHIGGRLLSVKPPGIDNMVAELGGMRILPECIQPLINTLISKLNFLANNSDSDITHIDLYDFPVNDSPASDNIVFTRGTSFRWSDIKNPPDNIPYKLPETEKGKSLGEIILEAIKIILNDPEIDKCSSEEVRTKVQTATYGSQNLPLHQQGFWDILTQVISYEAYKFEQDAGGYSTTLSNWNAADAIAWFLADFSPKATYRGFAQGYRQVVVNMAKLFTNAGGNIVCDQKLANFDWDGNVFTLKFANGDTVKAKALILAMPRRSLELISCGNKYLSKDETSKLIKSVTPQPAFKIFSTYSTPWWQKLNLSLGRSVTDLPIRQTYYWANSQGKPIEDGPAMLMASYDDGNNPDFWSGYRDWEGVNFKSMGLRTNDLKWKDKTPEWSDYEPKQEQMKAEMTRQLAEIHGVCKDSIEPNSVCFKNWAEDPFGGGWNFWNIGVESQKVMKEIIKPDLNVPLYICGDAYSNWQGWVEGALETANMVLALPEFNVKPL; encoded by the coding sequence ATGACAGACAACAACATTCTAGATGTGGCAGTTGTAGGAGGCGGAATATCAGGAGTATATTCTGCTTGGAGGCTGCTAACCGATGGGGGCAAAAAATCGGTTACGCTTTATGAAGCTGATAAGCATATTGGAGGTCGCCTTCTTTCTGTTAAGCCACCAGGTATCGATAATATGGTGGCTGAATTAGGAGGGATGCGTATTCTACCTGAATGTATTCAACCCTTAATTAACACACTCATCTCCAAATTAAATTTCCTAGCAAATAATTCAGACTCGGACATTACTCACATCGATTTGTACGATTTCCCGGTGAACGACTCACCTGCATCTGATAATATTGTTTTTACACGAGGAACGTCATTCCGTTGGTCAGATATAAAAAACCCGCCTGATAACATTCCTTACAAATTGCCTGAAACAGAAAAGGGTAAATCACTCGGCGAAATTATCCTAGAGGCTATCAAGATAATTCTCAACGACCCAGAAATTGATAAATGCTCTTCAGAGGAAGTTCGCACAAAGGTTCAAACCGCGACCTATGGTTCTCAAAATCTCCCTCTTCATCAGCAAGGATTTTGGGATATCTTAACGCAAGTTATAAGTTATGAAGCTTATAAATTTGAGCAGGATGCTGGCGGGTATTCCACAACTCTAAGTAATTGGAATGCTGCGGATGCTATTGCTTGGTTTCTGGCAGATTTCAGTCCTAAAGCAACTTACCGTGGTTTTGCCCAAGGTTATCGACAAGTTGTAGTGAACATGGCTAAGTTGTTTACCAATGCTGGTGGTAACATTGTCTGCGACCAAAAATTAGCTAATTTCGACTGGGACGGTAATGTTTTTACGCTCAAATTTGCCAATGGCGATACTGTCAAAGCTAAAGCATTAATCCTTGCTATGCCCCGACGTTCGCTGGAACTTATCTCATGCGGAAATAAATATTTGAGCAAGGATGAAACTAGCAAGCTTATTAAGAGTGTAACACCGCAGCCAGCTTTCAAGATATTTTCTACTTATTCGACACCGTGGTGGCAAAAGTTAAATTTGAGCTTAGGACGGAGTGTTACCGATCTGCCCATTCGTCAAACTTATTATTGGGCTAATAGTCAGGGAAAACCAATTGAGGATGGACCTGCAATGCTTATGGCTAGTTATGACGATGGGAACAACCCTGATTTCTGGAGTGGCTACCGCGATTGGGAAGGCGTAAATTTTAAATCGATGGGTTTAAGAACAAATGATTTGAAATGGAAGGACAAGACACCCGAATGGAGTGATTACGAACCAAAGCAGGAACAAATGAAAGCTGAAATGACGCGGCAATTAGCTGAAATTCATGGAGTTTGTAAAGACAGCATTGAGCCAAACAGTGTTTGTTTTAAGAACTGGGCTGAAGATCCGTTTGGTGGTGGTTGGAACTTCTGGAATATTGGAGTTGAAAGTCAGAAGGTCATGAAGGAGATTATTAAGCCAGATTTAAACGTACCACTTTATATTTGTGGAGATGCTTATTCCAATTGGCAAGGATGGGTGGAAGGTGCCTTAGAAACTGCAAATATGGTATTAGCGCTACCTGAGTTTAACGTGAAACCATTATAA